TGCTAGAAGTATACCGTGAAGAATTAAATTGCTTCGCCAACGATCGCGGTGGTCAAACGTACTCCCAGCAGTTGGTTGTGACGGAAACGTTGCCCGACGGTTCGAAAGCGGTCGTCGACTTGTCGACCCTCGGTACGACGCCGTTTCAGCCAAAAAATAAGCCGCAGGCGCTTACGCTGAAGGCGAAAAAGAAAATCGACTTCTGCTTGGTCGTCGAATCGGAAGGTACAGCTGGTACATTAGTCGCAAATGGTATGACCCGTCGAAACAACTGTATCGTCATGGGTGCGCAAGGTGTTCCTTCGAATGGCGTGCGTGGCTGGTGCAAATTGATTCAAGAACAATTGAAAGTGCCAATGTTCTTCTTCGGAGATCTTGACGCTTACACCATGCAAAACATTTTCCGTACCTTGAAAGCGGGCTCGGCCGCATCGTTGATACGAAATTCAGATTTCTCGGCTCCGGATGTTCATTTCTTGGGTGTGTTGCCAGAAGACGTGAAGAAGTACGATCTCGATTGTTACAACGTGAATGAACGTGACCAAGCAGAGGCAAGATCTTTGAAAAAAGCCAAAGATGCTCTTCAAAATGATCCGTTCTTCCATGACAAAAAGAATAAACGCCTATCCGCGATCTTAGAGTGGCTTGTCAAAAACAAGCTTCGTTGCGAACAGCAGGCGTTTTTCGCGGTGGATCCGAAAGATCCAATTGCCACGGAAAAAATCATTCTCGACAAAATCAAAACTGGTTCCTACATCTAAGGTCTAGGCCCGAGGGGTTTGTACGCCGTTCTTGAACGGTCGCTCTACCAACGTCGAGGAGCAGTTTCGAGTAGCGGTTTCGAGCAGTGCCGGCTAGGTCGGGTGAACGCTGGGCCCAAGCTATGGGTATAGCGTTTGGTTGCGCTCTCATCGCCCACATGAACGTAGAAGATTCAGTCAGTTTTTCTGCAAGTTGTTCTGCAAGCAGTGCTGCGGCCTGATTGATCGTCCAGGCTTGATCCAGTTTGGCTTCTAATGTTTGGGCTCTATCGCGAGTGCCGATACAATTTAGAAGTGAACCTAATTAGAAAGTTCCTCGATACCGCTGGTCTCGAAATGAGACAGGTTTCCCGTTCTGCGAAGTCATCGCCTTTGCGACCTTTTATATCAATGCTCGCTGCGATACTTTTATTGGCTTCTTGCGCCGAGCAACAGCCGGACTCTTCGGGGCTGGTATGCGGATCGGCTGTCGCCCAAAGTTCGGAACAGAAAACCAATCCACTTTTAGAAGCGAGCAGGTCGTTGTTCTCTGTGCCGGCGAATTTTTCCCCGAGCGCAGGAACGTTAGCCGTTTATAACATTTCTGGAACTATTCAATATGAACGGTACCTGCCGGGTTTTTCCGATAATGGCACACCAGGGAATCCGAATGACGATTTTGTAGAGCTCGACTATTCGACCAAAGTTACTTCGCCCGTCAGACGGGCTGTCGTTCAAGTGTTGATCAATGGCACGACCCCTATCGGCAGTGGGGTCACCGACGACAACGGGAATTACACGATCTCTGTCGATGTCCCCAGCGGTACTTCGCTTGTTGTTCGAACAATGGCTCGGTCGACGATTACAAACTACGTTAAAGACGCGGTCGGCGTTGGGCCAGATGAAAACTGCCAAGGCGCTTCGTGGGATATCCGCGTCGTTAACAACGTCACTAACAACGTAAACTCGCAGACAAACCACAGTCTTCGACCGCAGTATGTTTTAGACTCGAGTGCGTTTGTGACAGCAGGTGCAAGCACGATCACCGTCAACACAACGGCCGGGATGACGTGGAACGGAACGACCTACACGGCACGCTCTGGTGCGCCGTTTGCGCTGCTGGATACAGCAATTTCGGGACTAGAAACCGCCTGTCAGGGGAGAGCTAATATTAGCTTCCCACTGCTTTATATGAATTGGAGTAGCGACAACACGACGACGTCGGGAAACAGATATCAAGGTAGCATTGCGACGAGTTTCTACACGACAGAACTCACGTCTAAAGTTGCCAACCTCTATATTCTTGGGAAAGTTGATGTCGATACCGACGAACTCGATCGGCACATCGTCGCGCACGAATTCGCGCACTACTTGGAAAATAAAATCTACCGATCAGATTCCATAGGGGGTTCGCACAGTTTGAGTGATTCTCTCGACACTCGATTGGCGTTTGGTGAAGGTTTTGGCAACGCTTTTTCCGGGATCGTTCATAATGACGGAATTTACTATGATACTAGCGGCTCGGGCCAAGCCTCTGGTTTTCGAATCATCGTCTCGAATCCGCCGACCACAGTTGATGACCGTGGTCCCTATTCCGAAACTTCGATGCAGTATTTTATTTGGCGATTGTGGACGGCACGCACGTCATTTGATCGGATTGGAAATATTTTAGAAAACTTCCAAAAGACGACTTCAGCGGTCACCAATGGACTGACCTTTGCGTCGTATTACGCGCAACAATATGGTGTCGGAACGGATGACTTACAGTCGACGTGGACCAATGCTGGTTCACTCAACACGACCATCAATGCTTTGTGCACGGGTGATTGCGGAACATCGTTTGAAATTTGGGATTCTGATAACAATCTCGGCGCAGATTTCACAGGCACCCGTCGCTACCGACAGGGGGGATCCGGTTCAACTCAAACGGCAGACTTCTGGCGTTTATACCGCCCACTCACCAGTGGCACCAATGCGACATCGACCCATGACGTGATCAAATTTGGTGGCTATTCGCAAACGTCCACACATTTAAATAAATTTGGTCTTCGCCGCTTGTTCAAGGTTACGGCGACATCGAGTCAAACCACAGTTCGAGTTAGCGCGATCACGGCCGGAAGTGCGACGTGTGCGAACGATGATCTGCTGGATATGGCGGTTTATCACAAAGGGACGATTGTTGGTGTTGATGAGGCTGTCTCTGGAGCGAATGCGAGTTGTCCGACGGTAACGTTTTGTTCGACGGCCGGCGAAACCTATATTGTTGAAGTCGCAGGTTTTGGCAATGTCACAAGTTTTTCTATGAGCGTGAGTCCGTAAAAAAGAGGGTGGAAGAATGAAAAGAAGCGGAATTCAAGGGATGGATTGGCGCTGGTGGGTCGGTGGCGGAGTCACCGGAGTTGCACTCGTCCTCGGCTGCGCATCGGCTGTGGACTTTCGTGAATCCGGACGCGAGGCCGGCACGAGATTAAAACCCCATGGCCATCTTCACGTCGAAAAAGAAAAACCGTTCACTCGCGGTCTTGCCACAGAGCCCGGCGATGAGCCAATGCACAACGACGGAAAAGTGCGAATGCCGATTTCCGTTTCCGTTGATGGCGATACGGAAATAGTTCTAAGTCGCGATACGAACGTCATTATCACGATCATGGCGGAGTCTGATATCAAGCGTCTTCAAGGTCATATTCAAGGGGCTGACGGCCTTGAGAGCTTTCAAGGTATAAATATCGATATTCCTGAGATCGCGGCTGGCGCAAGTCACTTGATGGAACTCACCGTGCCGGCAAAAAACGGAAGTCTCTATTTCAGACTTGTGGGCGACGTCGGAGAAAACACAATGGCAAGTGCTTATGAAATCAAAGTGAAGAATCCGAAAGAAGTTCGCGCCGCCTCAAAACCAAATCCTGCAGAAGATTTGCGTGCACCGGTCGAGACTGATACCACTGGACTGGTGGTGCAGCCGATGAAAGGTAAATAGCGGTGATGTGGTCTATTCGACTTTGTATTTTCATAACGTTCGCCGCCGTCACTGCGGGTCATTTTCCCCTCGTCGAAGCGGCCCGCGCGCCCGCTGAGGAGGCTACGAGTGAGCCCTTCGCTCATGTAAATGTCGAAGCTCCTACGGAGTTTTTGCTCGGTAAAATCCAACACGCCAAGGTGGCCATTACCCTGGCTCAAGGAGCACGAGTGCTCGAGGTTTCGGCCCGGTCGGAGGGGGATGGAGTAGGACTACCGCTGGCAAGGAAATGGCGGTTTGTAGACCTAAAATCTGGGAATGCAGCTGTTTTTAAAGTGCCTTACCAGCTGACACGGAAATTCAATAAAGGCGCGCTTCATTTTGATATCAAAACTGTCGGCGTTGATCCTAAGAAGCGGGCTCCCGCCCAGCACCAAACCGCAACACTGAGGCTAAGCCGATAGCCACTGAAGCGCTTGCGCGAAGTGGCGATACCAAACCAGAGGCTAAGCCGATAGCCACTGAAGCGCTTGCGCGAAGTGGCGATACCAAACCTGAGGCTAAGCCGATAACGCATTACAACAGCCCTCAAGCTTTTGGCCGAAAGCGCGTATCCTCATGGGGTAGTTTTATACCCTGATCACGTTGTGAAAAAGAGGACAGTTTTATGGCCAGCAAAATCGAAACGACTCCTGAGATGGTTAAAAATGTTTACGCAAAGTCGCGTGAACGGATAAAAACAATTCGCTCTCGTCTCAATCGCCCGCTGACCTTGGCGGAAAAAATCGTCTTTGGACATTTGGACGATCCGCAAGGACAAGAGTTAAGTCGCGGGAAAAGCTTTTTACTTTTGCGACCGGATCGAGTCGCGATGCAGGACGCCACGGCGCAAATGGCAATGTTGCAGTTTATGCTTGCTGGAAAAGATGAAGCGGCCGTCCCATCGACGGTTCATTGTGATCATTTGATCCAGGCGCACATCGACGGCATGACCGACCTCAATACAGCCAACAAAGAAAACAAAGAGGTCTACGATTTCTTAGCGACAGCAAGTTCGCGCTACAACATCGGCTTTTGGAAACCAGGAGCGGGAATCATTCACCAAGTTGTTTTAGAAAACTACGCTTTCCCAGGTGGACTGATGATCGGGACTGATTCGCACACGCCAAATGCGGGTGGCTTGGGCATGGTCGCAGTCGGAGTTGGTGGTGCCGACGCTTCTGACGTGATGGCTGGACTTTCGTGGGAAGTAAAAAACCCAGAAATCATCGGTGTTCATTTGAAGGGAAAAATGAACGGCTGGACGTCGGCAAAAGACGTGATCTTGAAACTTTGTGGCTTGCTGACCACTAAAGGTGGCACAGACAAAATCGTCGAGTATTTCGGCGAAGGATGTCAGTCGATCTCGGCCACAGGTAAAGGCACGATCACGAACATGGGTGCAGAGCTTGGCGCCACTTGTTCCGTCTTTCCTTTTGATTCGCGAATGGGGGATTACTTGAAATCCACAAATCGCGCCGATCTCGCAAAGCTTGCTGAAGAAAACAAAGACATTCTCTCGGCTGATAGCGAAGTTGTTGCGAGCCCTGCCAAATTCTATGATCAAGTAATTGAAATCGATCTTTCGACGCTTGAGCCACATCTGGTTGGTCCCCATTCACCAGACATTGCTCACCCCGTTTCCAAAATGGCAGCACACGCAAAAGAGAACGGCTGGGGAACAAATCTATCGGCGGCGCTAATTGGTTCTTGTACGAATTCGTCTTACGAAGACATTGGTCGCGCCGCATTTGTTGCGCGCCAAGCTTTAGAGGCGGGAATGAAAATGCCTCAACAGTTCATCGTCACGCCTGGCTCAGAGCAAATCAAAAAAACTATCGAACGCGATGGACTTTTGAAGACGTTCAATGATGTCGGAGCGACAATGATGTCGAATTCCTGCGGCCCTTGCATTGGCCAATGGAAACGAAACGACATGAAGGATGGTACTGCGAACACGATCGTGACCTCCTTCAATCGCAATTTCCGCGGTCGTCAGGATAGCAATCCCGAAACGCTTGCTTTCATTGGCTCGCCGGAAATGGTGATGGCGTTGGGAATCGCTGGTCGTTTGGACTTCAATCCTATGACTGACGAATTGACTGCGCCAAACGGAAAGAAGATTAAACTTCAACCGCCAGTCGCAGATGATCTACCGAAAAAAGGTTTTGTCCCAGATCCAGATGGCTACCAAGCTCCGGCAGGAAAAAGTGCTTCGGTCGTCGTATCGCCGACGTCCGATCGTTTGCAACTCCTTGAGCCCTTCAATAAATGGGATGGCAAAGATGAAATTCCTGAGTGCTTGGTTTTAACGAAAGCAAAAGGCAAGTGCACAACGGATCACATTAGCCCGGCAGGTAAGTGGCTGAAGTACCGTGGACACTTGGACAATATTTCCAACAACATGCTTCTCGGTGCGGTGAATGCGTTCACCGGCACGCCGGGCAAAGGTAAAAACGTTTTAACCGGCGAAAAAGATCTTGAGTTTGCTCAGGTCGCACGAGCCTATAAAGCTAAGGGCATGAAATGGGTTGTCGTTGGCGACGAAAACTACGGAGAAGGCTCAAGTCGTGAACATGCGGCGATGTCGCCACGGCTTTTGGGATGTGTTGCAGTGATCACAAAATCCTTTGCTCGCATCCACGAAACCAACCTGAAAAAGCAAGGGGCTCTCCCGCTCAACTTTGCGAGCCCCGCTGACTACGACAAAGTCCGTGAAGACGACCGCGTGACCATCAAGGGTCTCAAAACATTTGCTCCAGGCAAAAATCTGCAAGCGGTTTTGAAACACTCGGATGGGACCTCGGAAACAATCGAACTAAAACACTCTTTCAATACCGAGCAAATCAAGTGGTTCGAAGCCGGCAGCGCCCTCAACAAGCTAAGGGCCTAGGGGTACCGCCTACCTTTTGGTATAGCGCCGCGCCATAGAGGCGCTGGCGCAGACGAGTGGGTGTGAAAGCTCGGGGGGTGCTTGCGAAAAGAAGCGGTGGCCGGAATTCGCCCCTCGGAAAAGCCGGTGCAAACCCGATGAATTTGTTGTCTCAAAAGTGTGGCAACGAATGAAAACAGTACGGGTGGAAGTACCGAGCTTCGTTTTTCAAATGGCTCAGGATTTATTATTTTAAGGTTGCTAGAGTCCCAATCGTTCGCGGTAGAGAACGAAATCCCGTACCACGGCGTGCTTAATTTTACAGGAAAGGCCGAAGGCTCCTTCTCGAAGTTGAATTTCAAGGCCATCCTGGCCGGCTCGAATTGATCCGCACTCATCAAATTTAAAGTGGACGTCGTCTTTACCCTCTAGTGGTTCTTCGAGGGTGGCGATGCAATAAGATTTCGACGGATTCCGCCCGATACCATTTTAACGGCATAGCAACAAGGTCCCCAATGATACCTCGACCGTATGTAGTAAAAATAGGTCGCGGCACCTGTCGTGACCTTTGAGAACTACGGCTAAGCGTGCTCAGCTCGTTG
The window above is part of the Deltaproteobacteria bacterium genome. Proteins encoded here:
- a CDS encoding DNA topoisomerase VI, with protein sequence MDKVIRIRKLTKDIPKEVRLLCDSMLEELEHANRPVLEAVKCSLDNSFYNAKTGYLTPGDKRVRTELNVGSVQKMARVVFMLEVLLEKLESGSVQTKREFYYISKGKIKRDPKLKALDFAGQEESDSIIDFIGDMLEVYREELNCFANDRGGQTYSQQLVVTETLPDGSKAVVDLSTLGTTPFQPKNKPQALTLKAKKKIDFCLVVESEGTAGTLVANGMTRRNNCIVMGAQGVPSNGVRGWCKLIQEQLKVPMFFFGDLDAYTMQNIFRTLKAGSAASLIRNSDFSAPDVHFLGVLPEDVKKYDLDCYNVNERDQAEARSLKKAKDALQNDPFFHDKKNKRLSAILEWLVKNKLRCEQQAFFAVDPKDPIATEKIILDKIKTGSYI
- a CDS encoding aconitate hydratase; the protein is MASKIETTPEMVKNVYAKSRERIKTIRSRLNRPLTLAEKIVFGHLDDPQGQELSRGKSFLLLRPDRVAMQDATAQMAMLQFMLAGKDEAAVPSTVHCDHLIQAHIDGMTDLNTANKENKEVYDFLATASSRYNIGFWKPGAGIIHQVVLENYAFPGGLMIGTDSHTPNAGGLGMVAVGVGGADASDVMAGLSWEVKNPEIIGVHLKGKMNGWTSAKDVILKLCGLLTTKGGTDKIVEYFGEGCQSISATGKGTITNMGAELGATCSVFPFDSRMGDYLKSTNRADLAKLAEENKDILSADSEVVASPAKFYDQVIEIDLSTLEPHLVGPHSPDIAHPVSKMAAHAKENGWGTNLSAALIGSCTNSSYEDIGRAAFVARQALEAGMKMPQQFIVTPGSEQIKKTIERDGLLKTFNDVGATMMSNSCGPCIGQWKRNDMKDGTANTIVTSFNRNFRGRQDSNPETLAFIGSPEMVMALGIAGRLDFNPMTDELTAPNGKKIKLQPPVADDLPKKGFVPDPDGYQAPAGKSASVVVSPTSDRLQLLEPFNKWDGKDEIPECLVLTKAKGKCTTDHISPAGKWLKYRGHLDNISNNMLLGAVNAFTGTPGKGKNVLTGEKDLEFAQVARAYKAKGMKWVVVGDENYGEGSSREHAAMSPRLLGCVAVITKSFARIHETNLKKQGALPLNFASPADYDKVREDDRVTIKGLKTFAPGKNLQAVLKHSDGTSETIELKHSFNTEQIKWFEAGSALNKLRA